A single genomic interval of Rosistilla ulvae harbors:
- a CDS encoding nicotinate phosphoribosyltransferase: MNLLQQLYRPSLAMLTDLYQLTMAYGYWKHGLAEREAAFHLFFRNHPFSGGYSIACGLQMAIEYVENFRFEADDLAYLATLRGADAKPLFDDGFLEYLGQLKFSCDIDAIPEGTVVYPHEPLLRVRGPMLMGQLLETPLLNILNFQTLIATKAARVCQAAAGDRVVEYGLRRAQGIDGSLSASRAACIGGCSGTSNVLAGKLYDLPIFGTHAHSWVMTFPSEREAFDAYAAAMPNNSLFLVDTYDTLAGVRNAVETARTLRAQGHEMLGIRLDSGDLAWLSIEARKILDDSGFPDARIVASNDLDERLIVSLKLQGARIDTWGVGTKLVTAYDQPALGGVYKLGAIRDPDGAWQYRLKLSEQTIKVSNPGILQVRRFENESEHRGDMIYNEAASIDFAQGATMVDPADPNRRKRFDSHPASSDLLVPIFRDGAKVYEAPKMETIRQRVQQQLQKTPAASKRFENPHSYPVGLELSLHEQKTSMIQAARGQR; the protein is encoded by the coding sequence ATGAATCTTTTGCAGCAGTTGTATCGACCTTCGTTGGCGATGTTGACCGATCTCTATCAGTTGACGATGGCTTACGGATACTGGAAGCATGGCCTGGCGGAGCGCGAGGCGGCGTTCCATCTTTTCTTTCGCAACCATCCGTTTTCAGGCGGCTACTCGATCGCGTGTGGGCTGCAAATGGCGATCGAATACGTGGAGAACTTTCGCTTCGAAGCGGACGATCTGGCCTACCTCGCCACGCTGCGAGGTGCCGACGCCAAGCCGTTGTTCGACGATGGTTTTCTCGAGTACTTGGGGCAGCTGAAATTCAGCTGCGACATCGATGCGATCCCCGAGGGAACGGTCGTCTATCCGCACGAACCGTTGCTGCGCGTTCGGGGGCCGATGCTGATGGGCCAGCTGTTGGAGACGCCGCTGCTGAACATCCTCAATTTCCAGACCTTGATCGCGACCAAAGCCGCTCGGGTTTGCCAAGCTGCCGCCGGCGATCGCGTCGTCGAATATGGGCTCCGCCGCGCCCAAGGGATCGACGGTTCGCTGTCGGCTTCGCGCGCCGCGTGCATCGGCGGTTGCTCGGGAACGTCCAACGTGCTGGCGGGCAAGTTGTACGATCTGCCGATCTTCGGCACCCACGCCCACAGCTGGGTGATGACGTTTCCCAGCGAGCGCGAGGCGTTTGACGCCTATGCCGCGGCGATGCCCAACAACAGTCTATTTCTGGTCGACACCTACGACACGTTGGCCGGTGTCCGCAATGCCGTCGAGACAGCGCGGACGCTTCGCGCCCAAGGGCACGAGATGTTGGGAATCCGACTCGATTCGGGCGATCTGGCGTGGTTGAGTATCGAAGCGCGAAAGATCCTCGACGATTCGGGCTTTCCCGACGCGCGGATCGTCGCCAGTAACGATCTCGACGAGCGGCTGATCGTGAGCCTCAAGCTGCAGGGAGCTCGGATCGATACCTGGGGCGTCGGGACGAAACTGGTGACCGCCTACGATCAACCGGCACTCGGCGGAGTCTATAAGCTGGGGGCGATTCGCGATCCCGATGGCGCGTGGCAGTACCGGCTGAAGCTGTCCGAGCAAACGATCAAGGTCAGCAATCCGGGAATCCTGCAAGTCCGGCGTTTCGAAAACGAATCGGAGCATCGCGGCGACATGATCTACAACGAAGCAGCCTCGATCGATTTCGCCCAGGGGGCGACGATGGTCGATCCCGCCGATCCCAATCGTCGCAAGCGATTCGATTCGCACCCGGCCTCATCCGACCTCTTGGTTCCCATCTTTCGCGATGGCGCGAAAGTCTATGAAGCTCCGAAAATGGAAACGATCCGCCAACGAGTTCAACAACAGCTACAAAAGACACCGGCGGCGAGCAAGCGATTTGAGAATCCCCATTCCTATCCGGTCGGACTCGAATTGTCGCTTCATGAACAGAAGACATCGATGATTCAGGCAGCCCGAGGACAAAGATGA